One segment of Streptomyces sp. YIM 121038 DNA contains the following:
- a CDS encoding sugar ABC transporter permease — MSGGRPGLARRLAGPQNRNLWFWVFVGPFVLGLFVFTYVPLGWSVYLSFFDAHNTVSPTEFVGLDNYTAMLRNDAFTDSLWTFAVFTAFIVPTTFVLSLSLALMVNRLRRAQAFFRSVFFLPAACSYVVAALIWKMSIFNGVRFGLANTVLGWFGADQTAWLSTTDPPWYWLVIVTVRLWLQAGFYMVLFLAGLQRISPTLYEAAAVDGARPGWQVLRHITLPQLRATSVAVALLLVINAFQAFDEFYNLLSDARGYPPYARPPLVYLYYTALGQGQNLGLGSAGAVLLALIIAVVTVGQARWFGLGRSDEKGA, encoded by the coding sequence GTGAGCGGCGGCCGCCCCGGCCTCGCGCGGCGGCTCGCCGGGCCGCAGAACCGCAACCTGTGGTTCTGGGTGTTCGTCGGCCCCTTCGTGCTCGGCCTGTTCGTCTTCACGTACGTCCCGCTCGGCTGGAGCGTCTACCTCAGCTTCTTCGACGCCCACAACACCGTCTCGCCCACGGAGTTCGTCGGCCTCGACAACTACACGGCGATGCTGAGGAACGACGCGTTCACCGACAGCCTGTGGACGTTCGCCGTGTTCACGGCCTTCATCGTGCCGACGACGTTCGTCCTTTCCCTGTCGCTCGCCCTGATGGTGAACCGGCTGCGGCGCGCGCAGGCGTTCTTCCGGTCGGTGTTCTTCCTCCCGGCGGCGTGCAGCTATGTCGTGGCCGCCCTGATCTGGAAGATGTCGATCTTCAACGGGGTGCGGTTCGGGCTCGCGAACACCGTGCTCGGCTGGTTCGGCGCCGACCAGACGGCCTGGCTTTCGACCACGGACCCGCCCTGGTACTGGCTGGTGATCGTCACCGTACGCCTGTGGCTCCAGGCCGGTTTCTACATGGTCCTCTTCCTCGCGGGGCTCCAGCGGATCTCGCCCACCCTGTACGAGGCGGCCGCCGTGGACGGCGCCCGGCCCGGCTGGCAGGTGCTTCGCCACATCACGCTGCCGCAGCTGCGCGCCACGTCCGTCGCCGTGGCGCTGCTCCTGGTCATCAACGCCTTCCAGGCCTTCGACGAGTTCTACAACCTGCTCTCCGACGCCCGCGGCTACCCGCCGTACGCCCGGCCGCCGCTGGTCTACCTCTACTACACGGCGCTCGGCCAGGGGCAGAACCTCGGCCTCGGCAGCGCGGGCGCGGTGCTCCTCGCCCTGATCATCGCGGTGGTGACGGTCGGGCAGGCGCGCTGGTTCGGGCTCGGCCGGAGCGACGAGAAGGGAGCCTGA
- a CDS encoding carbohydrate ABC transporter permease, which translates to MHDAWVRVGRALRLALLIALALLFLVPFYLLVRNGLAAEEDITSPDWTFFPSTLHFSNVTELFRDSTVPMARSLLNSALIAVLTTLGTLLLASLAGYGLARIPYRYANHVFYAILATLMVPAAVTFVPSFVLVSSLGWVSTLRGLIVPTLFSAFACFVFRQYFLGFPRELEDAARVDGLGYWRTYWRVVVPNTRPVFAAVGTIVFIGAWNSFLWPLVIGQDREAWTVQVALASFTTSQVIRLHELFVAAAVSILPLLVVFLFFQRWIVAGVERSGIDD; encoded by the coding sequence ATGCACGACGCGTGGGTGCGCGTGGGCCGGGCACTGCGGCTCGCCCTGCTGATCGCCCTTGCCCTGCTCTTCCTGGTCCCGTTCTACCTCCTGGTGCGCAACGGCCTCGCCGCGGAGGAGGACATCACCTCGCCCGACTGGACGTTCTTCCCGTCCACGCTGCACTTCTCGAACGTCACCGAGCTGTTCCGGGACTCGACGGTGCCCATGGCCCGCTCCCTGCTCAACTCGGCGCTCATCGCGGTCCTGACGACCCTCGGCACGCTGCTGCTCGCCTCGCTCGCGGGCTACGGCCTGGCCCGCATCCCCTACCGCTACGCCAACCACGTGTTCTACGCGATCCTCGCCACGCTGATGGTCCCGGCCGCCGTCACCTTCGTGCCGAGCTTCGTCCTCGTGTCGTCGCTCGGCTGGGTCTCCACCCTGCGTGGCCTGATCGTGCCGACGCTGTTCTCGGCCTTCGCCTGCTTCGTCTTCCGCCAGTACTTCCTGGGCTTTCCCCGGGAGCTGGAGGACGCGGCGCGCGTGGACGGGCTCGGCTACTGGCGCACGTACTGGCGCGTGGTCGTGCCGAACACGCGGCCGGTGTTCGCGGCGGTGGGGACCATCGTGTTCATCGGCGCCTGGAACTCCTTCCTGTGGCCGCTGGTGATCGGCCAGGACCGGGAGGCGTGGACGGTCCAGGTGGCGCTCGCCTCGTTCACGACCTCGCAGGTGATCCGGCTGCACGAGCTGTTCGTGGCGGCGGCGGTGTCGATCCTGCCGCTGCTCGTGGTGTTCCTGTTCTTCCAGCGGTGGATCGTGGCGGGGGTGGAGCGGTCGGGCATCGACGACTGA
- a CDS encoding alpha/beta hydrolase, protein MAHSAPRRLVVPLLALGLTATLAPSLAAGPAAAAPDDAGARDLTRYTQQQLTWKRCAADMPAKFQCATLKVPLDYGAPRGKTLKVEISRVRTSKPGKRHGILTFNPGGPGASGLDLPLAASRGLPKAVLERYDLIGFDPRGIGRSSPLSCGLTEADQYFPRPTRSRAEFDRNAKWSKSVADRCRTKNPGVLPYINTRNTARDMDVMRAALGEKKLSYYGVSYGTALGSVYTQLFPKRADRVVLDSAVDPGLMWRGMFRIWAQEVGPAFERWSKWTAGRDATYHLGTSPAKVQRTFWKLVERADREPIVVDGQKLDGAGVRDLVRPEFFTVRSGAELVRELKRAAAGATVSGPSAAPVEDNELAAQFAVVCADAAWPRDPETYYRDVVRDTVRYPLYGDFTSGIAPCAYWPEGAEPVTEVDNGVPLLLVQNEWDSQTPLPGARNMHRALKGSRMITVEGGEGHGVLFNGEHRYPCVENPSMRYLATGKLPAKDVTCRVTPGQRRAGAAPNAF, encoded by the coding sequence GTGGCCCACTCCGCACCGAGACGCCTCGTCGTGCCACTGCTCGCGCTCGGCCTGACGGCGACCCTCGCGCCCTCCCTGGCCGCGGGCCCGGCGGCGGCCGCGCCCGACGACGCCGGGGCGCGCGACCTCACGCGGTACACCCAGCAGCAGCTCACCTGGAAGCGGTGCGCGGCCGACATGCCCGCGAAGTTCCAGTGCGCGACGCTCAAGGTGCCGCTCGACTACGGCGCGCCGCGGGGCAAGACCCTCAAGGTCGAGATCTCCCGGGTGAGGACCAGCAAGCCCGGCAAGCGCCACGGCATCCTGACCTTCAACCCGGGCGGCCCCGGCGCGTCGGGGCTCGACCTGCCCCTGGCCGCGTCCCGGGGCCTGCCCAAGGCCGTCCTCGAACGGTACGACCTGATCGGCTTCGACCCGCGCGGCATCGGCAGGAGCTCGCCGCTGAGCTGCGGGCTCACGGAGGCCGACCAGTACTTCCCGCGGCCGACCCGGTCCCGGGCCGAGTTCGACCGGAACGCGAAGTGGTCCAAGTCCGTCGCGGACAGGTGCCGCACGAAGAACCCCGGCGTGCTGCCGTACATCAACACCCGCAACACCGCGCGCGACATGGACGTCATGCGGGCGGCCCTCGGCGAGAAGAAGCTGTCGTACTACGGCGTCTCCTACGGCACCGCGCTCGGCTCCGTGTACACGCAGCTGTTCCCGAAGCGCGCGGACCGGGTCGTCCTCGACAGCGCCGTCGACCCCGGGCTGATGTGGCGGGGCATGTTCCGCATCTGGGCGCAGGAGGTCGGACCGGCCTTCGAGCGCTGGTCGAAGTGGACCGCCGGGCGCGACGCGACCTACCACCTCGGCACCTCTCCGGCGAAGGTCCAGCGGACCTTCTGGAAGCTCGTGGAGCGGGCCGACCGCGAGCCCATCGTGGTCGACGGCCAGAAGCTCGACGGCGCCGGAGTGCGTGACCTCGTCCGGCCCGAGTTCTTCACCGTCCGCAGCGGGGCCGAGCTGGTGCGCGAGCTCAAGCGCGCCGCGGCGGGCGCCACGGTGTCCGGGCCCTCGGCGGCGCCGGTCGAGGACAACGAACTCGCCGCCCAGTTCGCCGTGGTCTGCGCCGACGCGGCCTGGCCCCGCGACCCGGAGACGTACTACCGCGACGTGGTGCGCGACACCGTCCGCTACCCGCTGTACGGGGACTTCACGTCCGGCATCGCGCCGTGCGCGTACTGGCCCGAGGGCGCCGAGCCCGTCACCGAGGTGGACAACGGCGTCCCGCTGCTCCTCGTGCAGAACGAGTGGGACTCGCAGACCCCGCTCCCCGGCGCGCGGAACATGCACCGCGCCCTCAAGGGCTCGCGGATGATCACCGTCGAGGGGGGCGAGGGCCACGGCGTCCTCTTCAACGGCGAGCACCGCTACCCGTGCGTGGAGAACCCGTCCATGCGCTACCTGGCCACCGGCAAGCTCCCGGCCAAGGACGTGACGTGTCGCGTCACGCCCGGCCAGCGCCGTGCCGGAGCCGCGCCGAACGCCTTCTAG
- a CDS encoding BTAD domain-containing putative transcriptional regulator, whose protein sequence is MEFRLLGAVSVGTEAGELHLGPAKRRSLLAALLLRPNRPVPVEQLTATLWEDEPPPRARSVIQGHVSRLRSLLADAGAEVFGVELVTRGTAYLLRMPESLLDAHRFEELVTLAREQRAPGDAVAMYEEALSLWQGPALTGAYPSPPLLAAAHALEELRLASVELLAAAYARQGEHHRAAAVLRAEAEAHPLRESLAASLMRALQRAGRRSEALDWFHRTRRLLADELGVDPGRELADAYAAALRGADDEADAPAPAPPAASAPPAAPPAPAAPLPAPLAPPPPRPAVTVDLLPRMPRGFHGRAAELTALSRAAAGEAPVCLVTGPAGVGKTALAVHWAHRERAAFPGGLLYADLRGFSDTGEPDHLEVLREFLLALGVGPRRIPESAGGASALYRSLAADRQLLVVLDNARDSAQVRELLPGGARCVTVVTSRYRLRGLIASDAARPVPVDVLEPDDGTALLCAVLGEDRVRAEAVAARRLAELCGGLPLALRVAAARLADQPDWSLGAMSAELSDESRRLGLLDVEDTGVRAALRLTVRRLPADVAHHFAHLGRHPGTHVDRFTAAALAGTDPEAAEAALERLAAAHLVTRSAPGRWSLHDLVRLYARDLDAGPEAVPRVLDHQIATALAAIAAAEPGEEACFGLPEDFHRPAAVREFGGREEAMAWYAAERDDLTLAVGAARAAALHGRTWRLVLALWPHIVWRHRDGWAPLLQTALDAARADADVRAEARVRALLGWVLAEEGRTGEALAHLEAATGLAARAGDVPGEATALINLSLVQAALGDPEEAAEGCLRAASLAREAGDRHTERLALHHLARHRLVLQEWRAALDTATAALAVDIPPQTSAASRVLLLTTAGEALIGLGDEGGGVSRLEQAAHEAEASGFDEGAVGALGALLRVSADVGLRARYDTAVMRFRAQP, encoded by the coding sequence GTGGAGTTCCGGCTGCTCGGAGCGGTGTCCGTCGGCACCGAGGCCGGTGAGCTGCACCTCGGTCCCGCCAAGCGGCGCAGCCTCCTCGCCGCCCTGCTGCTGCGGCCCAACCGCCCCGTTCCGGTCGAGCAGCTGACCGCCACCCTGTGGGAGGACGAGCCGCCGCCGCGCGCCCGCAGCGTCATCCAGGGCCATGTGTCGCGGCTGCGGAGCCTGCTGGCCGACGCGGGCGCCGAGGTGTTCGGGGTCGAGCTGGTCACGCGGGGCACGGCGTACCTCCTGCGGATGCCCGAGTCGCTGCTCGACGCCCACCGCTTCGAGGAGCTGGTGACGCTGGCCCGCGAGCAGCGCGCGCCCGGCGACGCCGTGGCCATGTACGAGGAGGCCCTGTCCCTGTGGCAGGGGCCCGCGCTGACCGGGGCCTATCCGAGCCCGCCGCTACTCGCCGCCGCGCACGCCCTGGAGGAGCTGCGGCTCGCCTCGGTGGAACTGCTCGCCGCGGCCTACGCGCGCCAGGGCGAGCACCACCGGGCGGCGGCCGTCCTTCGCGCGGAGGCCGAGGCCCATCCGCTGCGCGAGTCCCTCGCGGCCTCGCTGATGCGGGCGCTCCAGCGCGCGGGGCGCCGCTCGGAGGCGCTCGACTGGTTCCACCGCACCCGGCGGCTGCTCGCGGACGAGCTGGGCGTGGACCCGGGCCGAGAGCTCGCGGACGCGTACGCGGCGGCGCTGCGCGGCGCGGACGACGAAGCGGACGCCCCGGCACCGGCCCCTCCGGCGGCGTCCGCCCCGCCCGCCGCCCCGCCCGCGCCCGCCGCCCCGCTTCCCGCCCCGCTCGCGCCCCCGCCGCCCCGGCCCGCCGTCACCGTCGACCTGCTGCCCCGGATGCCCCGCGGCTTCCACGGGCGCGCCGCCGAGCTCACCGCGCTGTCCCGCGCCGCCGCGGGCGAGGCGCCCGTGTGTCTGGTGACCGGGCCCGCGGGCGTGGGCAAGACGGCGCTCGCCGTGCACTGGGCGCACCGCGAGCGCGCCGCCTTCCCCGGCGGCCTGCTCTACGCCGATCTGCGCGGCTTCAGCGACACGGGCGAGCCGGACCACCTCGAAGTGCTGCGCGAGTTCCTGCTCGCGCTCGGGGTCGGGCCGCGCCGGATACCGGAGTCGGCGGGCGGCGCCTCCGCCCTGTACCGCTCGCTCGCCGCCGACCGGCAGCTCCTCGTCGTCCTCGACAACGCGCGCGACTCCGCGCAGGTCAGGGAGTTGCTGCCGGGCGGCGCCCGGTGCGTCACGGTGGTCACGAGCCGGTACCGCCTGCGCGGCCTGATCGCCTCGGACGCGGCCCGGCCCGTGCCGGTGGACGTCCTCGAACCGGACGACGGCACGGCCCTGCTCTGCGCGGTCCTCGGCGAGGATCGGGTGCGCGCGGAGGCGGTGGCCGCCCGGCGCCTGGCCGAGCTGTGCGGCGGGCTCCCGCTCGCGCTGCGGGTGGCCGCGGCGCGGCTCGCGGACCAGCCGGACTGGTCCCTCGGCGCGATGAGCGCCGAACTGTCCGACGAGTCGCGCCGACTGGGCCTGCTCGACGTGGAGGACACGGGCGTACGGGCGGCGCTGCGGCTCACCGTGCGCCGCCTGCCCGCGGACGTCGCGCACCACTTCGCCCATCTGGGCCGCCACCCGGGCACGCACGTCGACCGGTTCACGGCCGCCGCCCTCGCGGGCACCGACCCGGAGGCGGCCGAGGCCGCCCTGGAGCGGCTCGCCGCGGCCCACCTCGTCACCCGCTCCGCGCCGGGGCGCTGGTCGCTGCACGACCTCGTGCGCCTCTACGCGCGTGACCTGGACGCCGGGCCCGAGGCGGTGCCCCGGGTGCTCGACCACCAGATCGCCACCGCCCTCGCCGCGATCGCCGCGGCCGAGCCGGGCGAGGAGGCCTGCTTCGGCCTGCCCGAGGACTTCCACCGGCCCGCCGCCGTACGGGAGTTCGGCGGCCGCGAGGAGGCCATGGCCTGGTACGCGGCCGAGCGCGACGATCTGACCCTGGCGGTCGGCGCGGCCCGTGCCGCCGCCCTGCACGGCAGGACCTGGCGGCTCGTGCTCGCGCTGTGGCCGCACATCGTGTGGCGGCACCGGGACGGCTGGGCCCCGCTCCTTCAGACCGCGCTCGACGCCGCCCGGGCCGACGCGGACGTGCGGGCCGAGGCGCGGGTGCGGGCCCTGCTCGGCTGGGTCCTCGCCGAGGAGGGCCGCACCGGCGAGGCCCTGGCCCATCTGGAGGCCGCGACCGGGCTCGCCGCGCGCGCCGGTGACGTGCCCGGGGAGGCGACGGCGCTGATCAACCTGTCGCTCGTCCAGGCCGCCCTCGGCGACCCCGAGGAGGCCGCGGAGGGCTGTCTGCGGGCCGCCTCCCTCGCGCGCGAGGCGGGCGACCGGCACACCGAGCGGCTCGCCCTGCACCATCTGGCCCGGCACCGCCTCGTCCTCCAGGAGTGGCGGGCGGCCCTCGACACGGCCACCGCCGCGCTCGCCGTCGACATTCCCCCGCAGACGTCGGCGGCGTCGCGGGTGCTGCTCCTCACCACGGCCGGAGAGGCCCTGATCGGCCTCGGCGACGAGGGCGGGGGCGTGTCCCGCCTGGAGCAGGCGGCCCACGAAGCGGAAGCGTCCGGTTTCGACGAAGGGGCTGTCGGGGCGCTCGGCGCGCTGCTGCGCGTCTCGGCGGACGTGGGCCTGCGGGCCCGCTACGACACAGCGGTGATGCGGTTCAGGGCACAGCCCTGA
- a CDS encoding DUF4232 domain-containing protein, producing the protein MRTSRIHTTALAAAATAALALSLTACGSSDDNGAGKPRVSTVGKTTESSGKSAGTDAAGTADTAAGTAAKTGGQAAAGGGQAGPSRSASASVAKGSGAAVDAARSASVRQCDGTEMSYSVLHRFAKQRGEHLLITAVNADTKPCWVTSYPSVMLGNTVNVLGHSAKDAPGGAARITVKPGGKVYSAVSLFADGPRSHTSSSLSLALRDRTGDTGPGTDQEAFDAKGAPSKFTWSSADVTNWNTAKPYGF; encoded by the coding sequence ATGCGTACGTCGCGTATCCACACCACCGCTCTCGCCGCCGCGGCCACCGCCGCCCTGGCTCTGTCCCTGACCGCCTGCGGCAGCTCGGACGACAACGGCGCGGGGAAGCCCCGGGTGAGCACGGTCGGCAAGACCACGGAGTCGTCCGGCAAGTCCGCGGGCACGGACGCGGCGGGCACGGCGGACACGGCGGCGGGCACGGCGGCGAAGACCGGCGGCCAGGCCGCGGCGGGCGGCGGGCAGGCCGGGCCGTCCCGCTCCGCGTCGGCCTCGGTCGCGAAGGGCTCCGGCGCCGCCGTCGACGCCGCGCGCTCCGCCTCCGTGCGCCAGTGCGACGGTACCGAGATGTCGTACTCCGTCCTCCACCGCTTCGCGAAGCAGCGCGGCGAGCACCTGCTGATCACCGCGGTGAACGCCGACACCAAGCCGTGCTGGGTCACCTCGTACCCGTCGGTGATGCTCGGCAACACCGTGAACGTCCTCGGCCACTCCGCCAAGGACGCCCCCGGCGGCGCCGCCCGCATCACCGTCAAGCCCGGCGGCAAGGTCTACTCCGCCGTGAGCCTCTTCGCCGACGGCCCGCGGTCGCACACCTCGTCGAGCCTGTCCCTGGCGCTGCGCGACCGCACCGGCGACACCGGCCCCGGTACCGACCAGGAGGCCTTCGACGCCAAGGGCGCGCCGTCGAAGTTCACCTGGTCCAGCGCGGACGTCACCAACTGGAACACCGCCAAGCCGTACGGCTTCTGA
- the ppdK gene encoding pyruvate, phosphate dikinase, translated as MSENKDPHVAQGVKFVYDFTEGNKDLKDLLGGKGANLAEMTNLGLPVPPGFTITTEACKVYLDSGEEPVALRDEVSAHLDALERKMGKKLGQADDPLLVSVRSGAKFSMPGMMDTVLNIGLSDKSVQGLAQQAGDERFAWDSYRRLIQMFGKTVLGVEGDLFEDALEAAKDAKKVTVDTDLEAADLKKLVTKFKKIVKAEAGRDFPQDPREQMDLAIKAVFDSWNGDRAKLYRRQERIPHDLGTAVNVCSMVFGNLGPDSGTGVAFTRDPASGHQGVYGDYLQNAQGEDVVAGIRNTVPLADLEQIDKKSYDQLMQIMETLETHYKDLCDIEFTIERGQLWMLQTRVGKRTAGAAFRIATQLVDQGLISEAEALQRVTGAQLAQLMFPRFDDEAKVEQLGRGIAASPGAAVGKAVFDSYTAIKWSRSGEKVILIRRETNPDDLDGMIAAEGILTSRGGKTSHAAVVARGMGKTCVCGAEELEVDTKRRRLTVGDTVVEEGDVVSIDGSTGKVYLGEVPVVPSPVVEYFEGRMHAGADDADELVQAVHRIMAFADGKRRLRVRANADNAEDALRARRFGAQGIGLCRTEHMFLGERREMVEKLILADTDGEREEALKALLPQQKQDFVELFEAMDGLPVTVRLLDPPLHEFLPDITELSVRVALAESRKDANENDLRLLQAVHRLHEQNPMLGLRGVRLGLVIPGLFTMQVRAIAEAAAERKNAKGDPRAEIMIPLVGTVQELEIVRDEADRVIAEVQAATGTDLKLSIGTMIELPRAAVTAGQIAEAAEFFSFGTNDLTQTVWGFSRDDVEASFFTAYLEKGIFGVSPFETIDKDGVGSLVRSAVEAGRATRPDIKLGVCGEHGGDPESVHFFHEVGLDYVSCSPFRIPVARLEAGRAASQARGSDHR; from the coding sequence GTGTCGGAAAACAAAGATCCCCACGTAGCTCAGGGCGTGAAGTTCGTTTACGACTTCACCGAGGGCAACAAGGACCTCAAGGACCTCCTCGGTGGCAAGGGTGCGAACCTCGCCGAGATGACCAACCTGGGCCTTCCCGTCCCTCCGGGCTTCACCATCACCACCGAGGCCTGCAAGGTCTACCTCGACAGCGGCGAGGAGCCCGTGGCGCTGCGCGACGAGGTGAGCGCGCACCTCGACGCCCTCGAGCGGAAGATGGGCAAGAAGCTCGGCCAGGCCGACGACCCGCTGCTCGTCTCGGTCCGCTCGGGCGCCAAGTTCTCCATGCCCGGCATGATGGACACCGTCCTGAACATCGGGCTCTCCGACAAGTCCGTCCAGGGTCTCGCCCAGCAGGCGGGCGACGAGCGGTTCGCCTGGGACTCCTACCGCCGGCTCATCCAGATGTTCGGCAAGACCGTCCTCGGCGTCGAGGGCGACCTCTTCGAGGACGCCCTGGAGGCGGCCAAGGACGCCAAGAAGGTCACGGTCGACACCGACCTGGAGGCGGCCGACCTCAAGAAGCTCGTCACCAAGTTCAAGAAGATCGTCAAGGCCGAGGCGGGCCGCGACTTCCCGCAGGACCCGCGCGAGCAGATGGACCTCGCCATCAAGGCGGTCTTCGACTCCTGGAACGGCGACCGGGCCAAGCTCTACCGCCGCCAGGAGCGCATCCCGCACGACCTGGGCACCGCCGTCAACGTCTGCTCGATGGTCTTCGGCAACCTCGGCCCCGACTCGGGCACCGGCGTGGCCTTCACCCGCGACCCCGCGAGCGGCCACCAGGGCGTCTACGGCGACTACCTCCAGAACGCGCAGGGCGAGGACGTCGTCGCGGGCATCCGCAACACCGTCCCGCTCGCCGATCTGGAGCAGATCGACAAGAAGTCGTACGACCAGCTCATGCAGATCATGGAGACCTTGGAGACCCACTACAAGGACCTCTGCGACATCGAGTTCACCATCGAGCGCGGGCAGCTGTGGATGCTCCAGACCCGCGTCGGCAAGCGCACCGCGGGCGCGGCCTTCCGCATCGCGACCCAGCTCGTCGACCAGGGCCTGATCAGCGAGGCCGAGGCGCTCCAGCGCGTCACCGGCGCCCAGCTGGCGCAGCTGATGTTCCCGCGCTTCGACGACGAGGCCAAGGTCGAGCAGCTCGGCCGGGGCATCGCCGCCTCGCCGGGCGCCGCCGTCGGCAAGGCCGTCTTCGACTCCTACACCGCCATCAAGTGGTCGCGCTCCGGCGAGAAGGTCATCCTGATCCGCCGCGAGACCAACCCCGACGACCTGGACGGCATGATCGCCGCCGAGGGCATCCTGACCTCGCGCGGCGGCAAGACCTCGCACGCGGCCGTCGTCGCGCGCGGCATGGGCAAGACCTGTGTCTGCGGCGCCGAGGAGCTGGAGGTCGACACCAAGCGCCGCCGCCTCACGGTCGGCGACACCGTCGTCGAGGAGGGCGACGTCGTCTCCATCGACGGCTCCACGGGCAAGGTCTACCTGGGCGAGGTCCCGGTCGTGCCGTCCCCGGTCGTCGAGTACTTCGAGGGCCGCATGCACGCCGGCGCCGACGACGCCGACGAGCTCGTCCAGGCCGTGCACCGCATCATGGCCTTCGCCGACGGCAAGCGCCGGCTGCGGGTGCGCGCCAACGCCGACAACGCCGAGGACGCGCTGCGCGCCCGCCGCTTCGGCGCGCAGGGCATCGGCCTGTGCCGCACCGAGCACATGTTCCTCGGCGAGCGCCGCGAGATGGTCGAGAAGCTGATCCTCGCCGACACCGACGGGGAGCGCGAGGAGGCCCTGAAGGCCCTGCTCCCGCAGCAGAAGCAGGACTTCGTCGAGCTCTTCGAGGCGATGGACGGGCTGCCGGTCACCGTCCGCCTGCTCGACCCGCCGCTGCACGAGTTCCTGCCCGACATCACCGAGCTTTCGGTCCGCGTCGCCCTCGCCGAGTCCCGCAAGGACGCCAACGAGAACGACCTGCGCCTGCTCCAGGCCGTGCACCGGCTGCACGAGCAGAACCCGATGCTGGGCCTGCGCGGCGTCCGCCTCGGCCTGGTCATCCCCGGCCTGTTCACCATGCAGGTCCGCGCGATCGCGGAGGCCGCCGCCGAGCGCAAGAACGCCAAGGGCGACCCGCGCGCCGAGATCATGATCCCGCTGGTCGGCACCGTCCAGGAGCTGGAGATCGTCCGCGACGAGGCCGACCGGGTCATCGCCGAGGTCCAGGCCGCCACCGGCACCGATCTGAAGCTCTCCATCGGCACCATGATCGAGCTGCCCCGCGCCGCCGTGACGGCCGGTCAGATCGCCGAGGCCGCCGAGTTCTTCTCCTTCGGCACGAACGACCTCACCCAGACAGTGTGGGGCTTCAGCCGCGACGACGTGGAGGCCTCGTTCTTCACGGCGTACCTGGAGAAGGGCATCTTCGGCGTCAGCCCCTTCGAGACCATCGACAAGGACGGCGTCGGCTCCCTGGTGCGCAGCGCCGTCGAGGCGGGCCGCGCCACGCGCCCCGACATCAAGCTCGGCGTCTGCGGCGAGCACGGCGGCGACCCGGAGTCGGTGCACTTCTTCCACGAGGTGGGCCTCGACTACGTGTCCTGTTCGCCCTTCCGCATCCCGGTCGCCCGCCTCGAAGCCGGTCGCGCCGCCTCCCAGGCCCGGGGCAGCGACCACCGGTAG
- a CDS encoding ROK family protein: MRNGTSVRGTAQASAGDLLHLVRSGRATTRGALQQVTGLSRATVGQRLDRLFRAGWLREGSGTVAGSPLGGRPAARLEFDDGHAVVLAAGLETRHARAALLTLTGDVLAEHTGPLRVDEGPERVLDELGGRFAALLREGGRTARAVCGIGLAVPGPVDSETGRVVQPPIMPGWDGYDIRARLRRSFAARAGGSARVPVLVDNDANLMAYGEQRAAYPDCSAFALVKVSTGIGAGVVVDGSVYRGADGGAGDIGHIRVPWVPGSESALCRCGSYGCLAAVASGRALAGRLAAAGVPAPSGADVTSGSDVAELLAAGHPQAVRLAREAGQRVGEVLATVVTLLNPGVLMIAGDLAGTPFLTGVRELLYQRALPRSTAHLEIVTSRLGERAAVTGAGALVVEHLYAPQRAEERLAALGF; the protein is encoded by the coding sequence ATGAGGAACGGGACCTCGGTGCGCGGGACCGCCCAGGCGAGCGCGGGCGACCTGCTGCACCTCGTGCGCAGCGGCCGCGCCACCACACGCGGCGCCCTCCAGCAGGTCACGGGCCTCTCCAGGGCCACGGTCGGCCAGCGCCTCGACCGCCTCTTCCGCGCGGGCTGGCTGCGCGAGGGCTCCGGAACGGTGGCGGGTTCCCCGCTCGGCGGCCGCCCCGCGGCGCGTCTGGAGTTCGACGACGGACACGCCGTGGTCCTCGCCGCGGGCCTGGAGACCCGGCACGCCCGCGCGGCCCTGCTCACCCTCACCGGGGACGTCCTCGCCGAGCACACCGGGCCCCTGCGGGTGGACGAGGGGCCGGAGCGGGTCCTGGACGAGCTGGGGGGCCGGTTCGCCGCGCTCCTTCGCGAGGGCGGCAGGACCGCGCGCGCGGTGTGCGGCATCGGGCTCGCCGTGCCGGGCCCGGTCGACAGCGAGACGGGCCGCGTGGTGCAGCCGCCGATCATGCCGGGCTGGGACGGCTACGACATAAGAGCACGGCTGCGCCGCTCCTTCGCCGCGCGGGCGGGCGGCTCCGCCCGGGTGCCGGTCCTCGTCGACAACGACGCCAACCTCATGGCGTACGGGGAGCAGCGCGCCGCCTATCCCGACTGCTCGGCCTTCGCCCTGGTCAAGGTCTCCACCGGCATCGGCGCGGGCGTCGTCGTGGACGGCTCCGTGTACCGGGGCGCGGACGGAGGGGCGGGCGACATCGGGCACATACGGGTGCCGTGGGTGCCGGGGAGCGAGTCCGCCCTGTGCCGCTGCGGCTCGTACGGCTGTCTGGCGGCGGTGGCCAGCGGGCGCGCGCTCGCCGGGCGGCTCGCGGCGGCGGGCGTGCCCGCGCCCTCCGGCGCGGACGTGACCTCCGGCTCCGACGTGGCGGAGCTGCTCGCGGCCGGGCACCCGCAGGCGGTGCGCCTCGCGCGCGAGGCGGGGCAGCGGGTCGGCGAGGTGCTCGCCACGGTCGTGACGCTCCTCAACCCGGGCGTTCTGATGATCGCGGGAGATCTGGCCGGAACGCCCTTCCTGACAGGGGTGCGGGAGCTGCTCTACCAGCGGGCCCTGCCGCGCTCCACCGCTCATCTGGAGATCGTCACCTCGCGGCTCGGCGAGCGGGCTGCCGTGACCGGGGCGGGGGCCCTGGTCGTGGAGCACCTGTACGCGCCGCAGCGTGCGGAGGAGCGGCTCGCGGCCCTCGGTTTCTGA